From the Euphorbia lathyris chromosome 6, ddEupLath1.1, whole genome shotgun sequence genome, one window contains:
- the LOC136232298 gene encoding uncharacterized protein, which translates to MWWFLVFLAGAFLGAFSVVSFGALGLYFFIKRLTSKVRQDDPNSSSDSSPKHLDPQQSLDFAYNKKGFVWVLESEKVSKNWVVDKASKDQKKKKDVFEVNPVKKFANIKDRLLILTDSDGSSVTIPLRGCTIDAVSASDLPSRKWAKRFPIRVESKSSVIYNASRTVYIYLETSWEKESWCKALRLASYHDKERINWFTKLNVDFHCYVTSLNAGYPSFMKPSVGFHAEPTDKLTKSDGSASKVRLFLKKLAKKASKNSLENRGPFSLPREERKIYDKNHPVQDMTSSSGKSASTAKAPLSSEDDNLAVFSTSTFSRTSSLGLLSDVDSDDKFHFDEGTLCWNLLISRMFFDAKSNPNTRNSVQARIQRTLASMRKPNYIGEIMCTDIGLGSLPPHIHGIRVLPTDMNDVWAWELDVEYRGGLVLDIETRLEVQKLQKDMVDTNSGLSSIGEVSPDLLEDFENLGKQLNLSEGTVDLQDQRNEGNVKSDGLKNTTSSSSTSTNVSKWKSIVNSITKQVAQVPLSLSIRVASLRGTLRLHIKPPPSDQLWYGFVSMPDIEFDLESSVGDHKISSGRIALFLINRFKAAIRETIVLPNCESLSMPWMLAEKNDWVPRTVAPYIWLNRETTSDGATACEVAHASQTDEVKAKEESLVGTTSNAPEMKHSKTEKSECTQQAIRESSDALQSPLSSPKALIQGSKSLQELTSPLLGSSESKETCEQSRELASSSLIQAEKQNNGSEEDELRPKRTGRKARMLDLGKKMGEKLEEKRRHIEEKSRNIVEKMRGP; encoded by the exons ATGTGGTGGTTTCTTGTCTTTCTTGCCGGAGCTTTTCTCGGAGCCTTCTCCGTCGTTTCCTTTGGAGCTTTAGGACTCTACTTCTTCATTAAAAGACTGACTTCCAAAGTTCGACAAGATGACCCCAATTCCTCATCTGATTCTTCTCCCAAACATCTTGATCCCCAACAGTCCTTGGACTTTGCTTATAATAAGAAG GGGTTTGTCTGGGTTCTAGAATCAGAAAAAGTTTCCAAAAATTGGGTGGTGGATAAAGCGTCAAAAgatcaaaagaagaaaaaggatgTGTTTGAGGTTAATCCTGTCAAGAAATTTGCTAATATAAAAGATCGCTTGCTTATTTTAACTGATTCTGATGGTTCCAGTGTCACTATTCCATTAAGGGGTTGCACAATAGATGCTGTTTCTGCTTCAGACCTTCCCTCAAGAAAATG GGCCAAAAGGTTTCCAATAAGAGTTGAAAGCAAGTCTTCAGTTATATATAATGCAAGTAGAACAGTTTACATTTATCTTGAGACATCTTGGGAGAAAGAGTCATGGTGTAAAGCCCTCCGTCTTGCTTCGTATCATGATAAAGAAAGAATTAACTGGTTCACTAAGCTAAATGTGGATTTTCATTGTTATGTGACATCCTTAAATGCTGGGTACCCTTCatttatgaaaccctctgtggGGTTCCATGCTGAACCAACTGATAAGCTAACTAAGTCTGATGGTTCTGCGTCAAAGGTTCGGCTGTTTTTGAAAAAGCTTGCCAAAAAGGCTTCAAAGAACAGCTTAGAGAATAGAGGACCTTTCTCATTACCCCGTGAAGAAAGGAAGATTTATGACAAAAATCACCCAGTCCAAGATATGACCAGTAGCTCAGGAAAGTCTGCTTCAACAGCAAAGGCACCTCTAAGTTCTGAGGATGATAATTTGGCAGTATTTTCGACATCAACCTTTTCTCGCACATCAAGTCTAGGACTTTTATCTGATGTGGACTCTGATGACAAGTTCCATTTTGATGAAGGAACACTCTGCTGGAATTTGCTAATTTCTCGGATGTTTTTTGACGCAAAAAGCAATCCCAATACGAGGAATTCAGTGCAAGCAAGGATTCAG AGAACATTGGCTAGTATGAGGAAACCCAATTACATTGGTGAAATCATGTGTACAGACATAGGCCTTGGGAGTCTACCACCTCACATCCATGGTATTAGAGTTCTTCCCACTGACATGAACGACGTATGGGCATGGGAACTTGATGTTGAATATCGTGGTGGGTTGGTATTAGATATTGAAACGAGACTGGAAGTTCAAAAACTTCAAAAAGATATGGTGGATACAAACTCAGGGTTGAGCTCTATCGGGGAAGTCTCTCCAGATCTTCTAGAAGATTTTGAAAATTTGGGAAAGCAGCTGAATCTTTCTGAAGGAACTGTTGATTTGCAAGATCAGAGGAATGAAGGAAATGTAAAATCTG ATGGGTTGAAAAACACTACAAGCTCTTCGTCAACATCAACTAATGTATCTAAGTGGAAGTCTATTGTTAATTCCATTACAAAACAAGTTGCACAG GTTCCCCTCTCTTTGTCAATAAGGGTTGCATCCCTTCGTGGAACCTTGAGATTGCATATAAAGCCTCCTCCTTCGGATCAGTTATGGTATGGTTTCGTATCTATGCCTGACATAGAATTTGACTTGGAATCATCTGTTGGAGATCACAAGATTAGTAGTGGCCGTATTGCTTTGTTCTTGATAAACCGATTTAAG GCAGCGATCAGAGAAACAATTGTGCTCCCTAACTGTGAAAGCCTATCGATGCCCTGGATGTTGGCAGAAAAGAATGACTGGGTCCCTCGGACAGTTGCTCCTTATATATGGCTTAACCGAGAAACAACTAGTGACGGTGCAACTGCATGTGAAGTCGCTCATGCCTCCCAAACTGATGAAGTAAAAGCCAAGGAGGAGTCGCTTGTAGGAACTACTAGTAATGCCCCGGAAATGAAGCATTCAAAAACAGAGAAGTCCGAATGCACTCAACAAGCAATTCGTGAATCTTCTGATGCGTTGCAGAGTCCATTGAGCTCCCCAAAGGCATTAATACAAGGTAGCAAATCTTTGCAAGAATTGACAAGTCCTTTATTGGGAAGCAGCGAATCAAAAGAAACATGTGAACAAAGCAGAGAGTTAGCATCGAGCTCTCTGATACAAGCAGAAAAACAGAATAATGGTTCTGAAGAAGATGAATTGAGACCAAAGAGGACGGGAAGAAAAGCAAGGATGCTAGATTTGGGGAAGAAGATGGGGGAAAAACTGGAAGAGAAGAGGCGTCACATAGAAGAAAAGAGTAGGAACATTGTTGAGAAGATGCGAGGACCTTGA